In Chlamydia serpentis, the following are encoded in one genomic region:
- a CDS encoding autotransporter domain-containing protein codes for MVAKKTARSYRSTFSHSVIVAIFSAGISFQGVFLNGSELDLGVLSEQFIKSSSNINVENEITSVVNESDTVNSIQKDSDKSNYNVVSLTQGSNGKTLDTSQPNFLDNFQHLVQETTLYTIDQKLIWSDLDTRNSLQLSPQLDPVNLKKTEDVADPKEDKLNQENKNTSQNLALETSSSDIIEAKISSQDPFQGLAFCYKNTLSKPISETVGAFQGIIFSGSGDSAGLGFENIKAPDRGAAIYSDADVVFKNFAKGLDFKSCESLKDGSVSGANIVVTDCGNVVLTDCKTSLNLEALSLTKDFSRGGAVFHADSNDAMENALLGGQISILHNKGAFLVSENSSEKANGGAFACESFICRGNENTVLWKGNRALSGGAISSKGDIQIEGNSSLVEFSENQSLVSLGEDVKTIDFVGGGALATQGIVTLRNNAIVQYTKNTSKTHGGAILADVVNLNETIGGVSFKNNTAVLTGGALTANNKVLIQNNFGDLIFEENEVRNRGGAIYCGPQSIPTLKENTSIENISIIGNSGSITFLKNKASILEVMTQEENYAGGGALWGHNISLDSNSGNIEFSGNLGGSTFSIGKYVGGGAILSTSVVTISKNSGNLVFKSNKGQGLSEKYIAPQVTETSPGNTQPIVTEDVSYQACVRKDRACYDKKVAADQELPEPIKVEGETLTKEESVVLLSEKAEEQPTISSIDIRGGGAILAEQILITDNSGNLRFSHNLGGGEESSAVGDTAIVGGGALLSTNEVVVRNNQAITFSDNVTSNGYDSGGAILAKSIEISENYAVEFCSNGSGNFGGAICALKESVNVIGNNSLVSFEKNRTRIGGAGIAAPKGSVTISNNQGNIEFKDNIVFGSQENSQSSGGAILAKTFVNIQDNQGDVLFLGNSTGSYGGAIFVGSLVPSERNDKSTLTILGNTGNILFAKNNTQIAPSSSVTELSGGGAVYTQNLKIAQNKGTVSFYGNRASSGAGIQIAEGGTVVLEAFGGDIAFEGNINFDGSCNAIHLCGKDSKIVELSAVAGKSIIFGDPITYEDYLIRSLPNEGVSPLSAPSLIFNRKSQDEIQEHHEGTIRFSHGTSKIPQIAVIQQGTLALSQNAELWLAGLKQEAGSTILLSAGSVLRIFESEIGTKTPPTSIENKPEKSISAGIQIGMSTPLVDKVIDTTTVLADITNVVVDISSFIPEQDGTLPLPPEIVIPKGTTLNSNKIDLKIVDLTNIGYENHILLSSPKDIPLIALKTAEGMSGTPITDSSLSNVEIDVSLPELTTATYGHTGIWSETKMDDGKLVVGWQPTGYKLNPEKQGALILNSLWSQYTDLGALKQEIFGHHTIAQRMELDFSTNIWGSGLGVIEDCRNISDIDGFKHQLAGYCLGLDTQLVEDFLIGGCFTQFFGKTDSQSYTAKIHQKSYVGAAYSGILAGSWLVKGAFVYGNVNNELTTDYTNLGNSTGSWIGKGFIASSSIDYRYIVNRRRLLSSIISTVVPFVEVEYARIDLPEFCEQGKEVRIFKKTRFENVGIPVGFALEHGYSRGSRSEVNSVQVSYVFDICRKQPVSLVTLKDAAYSWKSQGVDIPCKAWKSRFSNNTEWNSYLSTYLGFNYEWREDLTAYDFNGGIRIIF; via the coding sequence ATGGTAGCGAAAAAAACAGCACGATCTTATAGATCCACATTTTCTCATTCCGTAATAGTAGCGATATTTTCAGCAGGGATTTCTTTTCAAGGAGTTTTCCTAAACGGTTCTGAGCTGGATTTAGGCGTATTAAGTGAACAGTTTATTAAAAGTTCTTCTAATATCAATGTTGAGAACGAAATAACATCTGTTGTAAATGAATCTGATACTGTAAATAGTATTCAAAAAGACTCAGACAAATCTAACTATAATGTAGTATCTCTTACTCAAGGAAGTAATGGAAAGACTCTTGATACCTCTCAACCTAATTTTTTAGATAATTTTCAACATCTTGTTCAAGAAACTACACTATATACTATTGATCAAAAGTTAATATGGTCTGATTTAGATACAAGAAATAGCCTCCAGCTCTCTCCTCAACTTGATCCAGTTAATCTTAAAAAGACAGAAGATGTTGCTGATCCCAAAGAGGATAAACTAAATCAAGAAAATAAAAATACTTCACAAAATTTAGCTCTAGAAACTTCTTCAAGCGACATTATTGAAGCTAAAATTTCTTCACAAGACCCTTTTCAAGGTTTGGCATTTTGTTATAAAAATACATTATCTAAGCCTATCTCTGAAACTGTTGGAGCATTCCAGGGAATTATTTTTTCTGGTTCAGGAGATAGTGCGGGTCTAGGTTTTGAAAATATTAAAGCTCCTGATCGTGGAGCTGCTATTTATTCTGATGCAGATGTTGTTTTCAAAAATTTTGCTAAAGGATTGGATTTTAAATCTTGTGAGTCTTTAAAAGACGGCTCTGTTTCTGGTGCCAATATTGTTGTCACAGATTGTGGAAATGTAGTTTTAACAGATTGTAAGACTAGTTTAAATCTTGAGGCTCTAAGCCTTACTAAAGATTTTAGTCGGGGAGGAGCTGTTTTCCATGCTGACAGTAATGATGCAATGGAAAATGCTCTTTTAGGTGGACAGATATCTATTTTACATAACAAAGGAGCATTTTTAGTAAGCGAAAATAGTTCCGAAAAAGCGAATGGAGGTGCGTTTGCTTGTGAAAGTTTTATTTGTAGAGGGAACGAAAATACGGTTTTGTGGAAGGGCAATCGAGCTTTGTCTGGAGGAGCAATATCCTCAAAAGGCGATATTCAAATTGAGGGGAACTCCAGCCTTGTTGAATTTTCTGAAAATCAGTCTTTAGTTAGTCTTGGAGAAGATGTAAAGACAATAGATTTTGTTGGTGGAGGTGCCTTAGCTACTCAAGGTATTGTTACTTTAAGAAACAATGCAATAGTACAGTACACTAAAAATACTTCAAAAACACATGGAGGAGCCATTTTAGCAGATGTTGTTAATCTAAACGAAACTATTGGTGGAGTTTCTTTTAAAAATAACACAGCTGTTTTAACAGGAGGAGCCTTAACTGCAAATAACAAGGTTTTGATTCAAAACAACTTTGGAGATCTTATTTTTGAAGAGAACGAGGTTAGAAATCGAGGAGGGGCCATTTATTGTGGACCTCAATCGATTCCTACGTTAAAAGAAAATACCTCTATAGAAAATATTAGTATTATTGGGAATTCTGGATCTATAACCTTTTTAAAAAATAAAGCTTCTATTTTAGAAGTAATGACACAAGAAGAGAATTATGCGGGTGGTGGAGCTTTATGGGGGCATAACATCTCTCTAGATTCCAATAGTGGCAATATAGAATTTTCAGGAAATTTAGGTGGAAGTACATTTTCGATAGGAAAGTACGTTGGTGGAGGTGCTATCCTTTCTACGAGTGTAGTAACAATTTCTAAAAATTCTGGGAACCTTGTTTTTAAATCTAATAAAGGTCAAGGTCTTAGTGAAAAGTATATAGCTCCTCAAGTAACAGAAACTTCGCCAGGAAATACTCAACCTATAGTTACAGAGGACGTTTCTTATCAAGCTTGTGTTCGTAAAGATCGTGCTTGCTATGATAAAAAAGTTGCCGCAGATCAAGAACTCCCAGAGCCCATTAAAGTTGAAGGTGAAACTCTTACTAAAGAAGAATCGGTAGTTCTTTTATCTGAAAAAGCTGAAGAACAACCCACTATTTCTTCAATAGACATTCGTGGTGGTGGAGCGATTCTAGCTGAACAAATCTTAATTACAGATAACTCTGGAAATCTTCGATTTTCTCATAACCTTGGTGGTGGAGAGGAGTCTTCTGCTGTCGGTGATACAGCTATTGTAGGAGGCGGAGCTTTGCTCTCTACTAACGAAGTTGTTGTTCGCAATAATCAAGCAATTACATTTTCGGATAACGTAACTTCGAATGGTTATGATTCAGGTGGAGCGATTCTAGCTAAAAGTATAGAGATCTCTGAAAACTATGCAGTTGAATTTTGTTCTAATGGTTCTGGAAATTTTGGTGGAGCGATTTGTGCTTTGAAGGAATCAGTAAACGTTATAGGCAATAACTCTTTAGTATCCTTTGAAAAAAATAGAACACGTATTGGTGGTGCTGGAATTGCTGCTCCTAAAGGGTCTGTAACGATTTCCAACAATCAGGGGAACATAGAATTTAAAGATAATATTGTTTTTGGCAGCCAGGAAAATAGTCAGTCTAGTGGAGGAGCCATTCTTGCGAAGACTTTTGTAAATATTCAGGATAATCAAGGGGATGTGTTATTTTTAGGAAATTCTACAGGATCCTATGGAGGAGCTATTTTTGTAGGGTCCTTGGTTCCTTCTGAACGCAATGATAAATCAACGCTTACAATTTTAGGAAATACAGGTAATATTTTATTTGCTAAAAATAACACTCAAATTGCCCCTTCTTCATCAGTAACAGAACTCTCTGGAGGAGGAGCGGTCTATACACAGAATCTCAAAATAGCACAAAATAAAGGAACAGTTTCGTTTTATGGGAACAGGGCTTCTAGTGGTGCTGGTATCCAGATTGCAGAGGGAGGAACTGTTGTTTTAGAGGCATTTGGAGGGGATATTGCCTTTGAAGGTAATATAAATTTTGACGGCAGTTGTAATGCAATCCATTTATGTGGAAAAGATTCAAAAATAGTAGAGCTTTCTGCTGTTGCAGGTAAAAGCATTATTTTTGGAGATCCAATTACCTATGAAGACTATCTGATTCGTAGTTTGCCAAATGAAGGTGTAAGTCCTTTAAGTGCTCCTTCATTAATCTTTAACCGTAAGTCCCAAGATGAGATCCAGGAACACCATGAAGGTACTATACGCTTTTCTCATGGCACTTCAAAAATTCCTCAGATTGCTGTTATTCAACAGGGCACTTTAGCTTTGTCTCAAAACGCAGAACTTTGGTTGGCAGGACTTAAACAGGAGGCAGGAAGTACTATTTTATTGTCAGCAGGCTCTGTTCTTCGTATTTTTGAATCTGAAATTGGTACTAAGACTCCTCCTACTTCTATAGAAAATAAACCTGAGAAATCTATTTCTGCAGGAATTCAGATTGGTATGAGTACTCCTTTAGTCGATAAGGTTATAGATACAACTACAGTGCTTGCAGATATTACAAATGTTGTTGTAGATATTTCTTCCTTTATTCCTGAACAAGATGGAACTTTGCCTTTGCCTCCTGAAATTGTGATCCCTAAAGGGACAACATTAAACTCTAATAAGATAGATCTTAAGATTGTAGATCTTACAAATATCGGGTATGAAAATCATATTCTTTTAAGTTCTCCTAAGGATATCCCTTTAATTGCACTTAAAACAGCAGAGGGAATGTCTGGGACCCCTATAACGGATTCCTCTTTATCGAACGTGGAAATTGATGTGTCTCTACCTGAGTTAACAACAGCAACGTACGGTCATACAGGAATTTGGTCTGAAACTAAAATGGACGACGGAAAACTTGTAGTTGGTTGGCAGCCTACTGGGTATAAGTTAAATCCAGAGAAGCAAGGAGCTCTTATTTTAAATAGTCTTTGGAGTCAATATACGGATCTTGGCGCTCTTAAACAGGAAATTTTTGGTCATCATACGATTGCTCAAAGAATGGAATTAGACTTTTCTACAAATATTTGGGGATCTGGATTGGGCGTTATTGAAGATTGTCGAAATATTTCTGATATTGATGGATTTAAACATCAACTTGCAGGTTATTGCCTAGGGTTAGATACACAATTAGTTGAAGACTTTTTAATTGGAGGATGTTTTACGCAATTCTTTGGTAAAACTGACAGCCAATCCTACACAGCTAAAATTCATCAAAAAAGTTATGTCGGAGCTGCATATTCAGGCATTTTAGCGGGTTCTTGGTTAGTAAAAGGAGCTTTTGTTTACGGAAATGTAAACAATGAGCTAACGACAGATTATACTAATTTAGGTAATTCCACGGGTTCTTGGATAGGAAAGGGGTTTATAGCAAGCTCTAGTATTGACTATCGCTATATTGTCAATCGACGTCGGTTGCTATCAAGCATCATATCGACAGTGGTTCCTTTTGTAGAAGTAGAATATGCGCGTATAGATTTGCCAGAATTCTGTGAACAGGGCAAAGAAGTTAGAATTTTCAAAAAAACTCGATTTGAGAATGTCGGCATTCCTGTAGGTTTTGCCCTAGAGCACGGGTATTCTCGGGGGTCACGCTCTGAGGTTAATAGCGTACAGGTATCTTATGTATTTGATATATGTCGTAAACAACCTGTCTCTCTAGTTACATTAAAGGACGCCGCTTATTCTTGGAAAAGTCAAGGAGTGGATATTCCTTGTAAGGCTTGGAAATCTCGTTTTAGTAATAATACAGAATGGAATTCATATTTAAGTACCTATTTAGGGTTTAATTATGAATGGCGAGAAGATCTTACAGCTTACGACTTCAATGGTGGTATTCGGATAATTTTCTAA
- a CDS encoding DUF1548 domain-containing protein — MSISTPSSSSLLKSSNLIPERLPSNSSSNQLVIEENPRQACLIKVARMIEPIFIFKTLQKALNPCGCSNPLSCLSINILAFIITVVLLILLLPIRLILTAITYTCMPRSKKIVTPPLRRPSTIEIEQVIIPFDLAMQELLYLDNKPRLFRINPNNLTMMPEPNPVLRRLSAISDQESKKLMQQIPNLCRELEKILKKLGVLTSEWEKMLMYFNDLALEDNSFDDKRAFPALINILIEALTCKAPFFSDQSNIPSLKEKQQAALFIAQSSYTCKPTWAEVMIRALIKLYSRTNQAQNQLLLWVQQFKEETLLNLQDGAANEYESIGQKKTPNYTKSIEIALKQEAEASLQWHILNTIKYFYGEKFGLVTEHLKGNVGYLTLRQTSIHTNEGPEKAQELAVLFESLYLSSGNKLIENVFKAFQKADSETQTLVRDFALDILKEALQLGDTDAHVDIFSKFFVDAETSDLNIMGITYLLYAIGIIEPVQ; from the coding sequence ATGTCTATTTCAACACCTTCTTCCTCCTCTTTATTAAAGTCTTCTAACCTTATTCCAGAACGTTTACCAAGTAATTCCTCAAGCAATCAATTGGTTATAGAAGAAAATCCACGACAGGCATGTTTAATCAAAGTTGCTCGAATGATAGAGCCAATCTTTATATTCAAGACCTTGCAAAAAGCATTAAATCCATGTGGATGTTCTAATCCATTAAGTTGTCTCTCTATTAATATCCTAGCATTCATCATTACGGTAGTACTTCTCATTCTTCTTTTGCCAATTAGGCTTATCTTAACAGCAATCACTTACACATGTATGCCAAGAAGTAAAAAAATCGTAACACCGCCTCTCCGTCGACCTTCTACTATTGAAATCGAGCAAGTCATTATACCTTTTGATCTTGCCATGCAAGAACTCTTGTATCTAGACAATAAACCCCGCCTTTTTAGAATCAATCCAAATAATCTAACAATGATGCCTGAACCTAATCCCGTTTTAAGGAGGCTTTCAGCAATTTCGGATCAAGAAAGCAAGAAACTTATGCAACAGATCCCAAATTTATGCCGTGAGTTAGAAAAAATATTAAAAAAACTCGGGGTTTTGACTAGTGAGTGGGAAAAGATGTTAATGTATTTTAACGATCTCGCACTGGAAGATAATAGCTTCGACGATAAGCGTGCGTTCCCAGCTCTTATTAATATACTTATAGAAGCTCTTACCTGTAAGGCGCCTTTCTTTTCTGACCAAAGCAACATCCCTAGTTTAAAGGAAAAACAACAAGCAGCTCTATTCATTGCGCAATCGTCTTATACCTGTAAACCAACTTGGGCAGAAGTCATGATTAGAGCTCTTATTAAACTATATAGCAGAACTAATCAAGCACAGAATCAGCTCCTTCTCTGGGTTCAACAGTTTAAAGAAGAGACATTATTAAATCTGCAAGATGGAGCAGCTAACGAATATGAATCTATAGGCCAGAAAAAAACTCCTAATTATACAAAGTCAATAGAAATAGCACTAAAACAAGAAGCAGAAGCATCATTGCAATGGCATATTCTCAATACTATAAAATATTTTTACGGGGAAAAATTTGGCCTCGTCACAGAACACTTAAAAGGGAACGTTGGTTACCTAACTTTACGTCAAACCTCTATACACACTAATGAGGGACCAGAAAAAGCTCAAGAATTAGCTGTTCTATTCGAAAGTTTGTATCTGTCTTCTGGAAACAAGCTTATTGAAAACGTGTTTAAAGCATTCCAAAAAGCAGATTCAGAAACACAAACTCTTGTTCGCGATTTTGCTCTAGACATCTTAAAAGAAGCCTTACAACTTGGCGACACCGATGCCCATGTTGATATCTTTAGTAAATTTTTCGTTGATGCGGAGACTTCCGATCTTAATATAATGGGAATAACTTACCTACTCTATGCCATAGGAATTATCGAGCCGGTACAATAG
- the lpxB gene encoding lipid-A-disaccharide synthase, giving the protein MIPSDLVYLLYPLGFFANLFFGSAFLVQWWLSEKRKQTYAPRNFWVLSSLGAILMIIHGIIQSQFPVTVLHVVNLVIYFRNLNINSSHRLSFQTTLILMASSVFLVTLPFLYINIEWMASPDIFHFRLPPAQLRWHLIGCLGLLIFSGRFLFQWFHIEFTNSKDFPLIFWKIGLLGGFLALIYFIRIGDPINILSYGCGLFPSIANLRLFYKERRSRPYVNTHCFLSAGEASGDILGSKLIQSIKFLYPNMTFSGVGGPSMRQEDFQPLLHTEEFQVSGFVEILGSLFKLFRNYRKILKNILQQKPATLIFIDFPDFHFFLIKRLRKRGYRGKIVHYVCPSIWAWRPTRKRTLEKYLDTLLLILPFEKDLFNNTSLETIYLGHPLVEEISNYKELMSWKETFLISDRPIIAAFPGSRRGDIARNLQVQIQAFLSSSVSQTHQLVVSSSNPEYDTIIREMLQKEGCKRSQVVPANLRYELMRSCDCALAKCGTIVLEAALNQTPTIVTCQLRPLDTFIAKYIFKILLPAYSLPNIIMDSIIFPEFIGGKKDFHPEEIAIALDLLSQGETKEKQKEACRKLSEVMMRGKTASQDFVKQIFDTVPNLKPEGLCIM; this is encoded by the coding sequence ATGATCCCTTCTGACCTAGTCTATCTTCTTTATCCCCTAGGTTTTTTTGCCAATCTCTTTTTCGGCAGTGCTTTTTTAGTGCAATGGTGGCTAAGCGAAAAACGCAAACAAACATATGCTCCGCGAAATTTTTGGGTTCTCTCCTCATTAGGAGCAATTCTTATGATCATCCACGGGATAATTCAAAGTCAATTTCCTGTCACGGTTCTCCATGTCGTTAACCTAGTCATCTATTTCAGGAATCTAAATATTAACTCATCCCACCGTCTTTCCTTTCAAACAACCTTAATCCTTATGGCCTCAAGTGTATTCTTGGTCACACTCCCTTTTCTTTATATTAACATAGAATGGATGGCATCTCCGGATATCTTTCACTTCCGTCTTCCTCCAGCACAACTTCGTTGGCATCTCATAGGATGTCTAGGCCTTTTGATTTTTTCAGGTCGTTTTCTATTTCAGTGGTTTCACATAGAATTTACTAACAGCAAGGATTTTCCATTAATATTTTGGAAAATCGGACTTCTTGGTGGATTTTTAGCTCTTATTTACTTCATTCGAATTGGAGATCCTATAAATATCCTCAGCTATGGGTGTGGACTATTCCCATCAATTGCAAATTTACGTCTTTTTTATAAAGAACGTCGTTCAAGACCGTATGTGAATACGCATTGCTTTCTCTCTGCTGGAGAAGCTAGCGGGGATATTCTTGGGTCTAAATTAATTCAATCGATAAAGTTTCTATATCCAAACATGACATTTTCTGGAGTTGGAGGTCCGAGTATGCGACAAGAAGATTTCCAACCTCTTTTGCATACCGAAGAATTTCAAGTTTCTGGCTTTGTTGAAATTTTAGGATCTCTATTTAAATTATTTCGAAATTATCGAAAAATTTTAAAAAATATTCTCCAACAAAAACCAGCGACCCTTATCTTTATCGACTTTCCAGACTTCCATTTTTTTCTAATCAAAAGGCTAAGGAAACGGGGATATCGAGGAAAAATCGTCCACTATGTTTGCCCTAGTATTTGGGCGTGGCGCCCAACAAGAAAACGCACACTGGAGAAATATCTAGATACTCTTCTACTTATCCTCCCCTTTGAAAAAGACCTGTTCAATAATACCTCCCTAGAGACGATCTATTTAGGCCACCCCCTGGTTGAGGAAATTTCTAACTATAAGGAACTCATGTCTTGGAAAGAAACATTCCTTATATCTGATCGCCCTATTATTGCTGCTTTTCCTGGCAGTCGCCGCGGTGATATTGCCAGAAATTTGCAAGTCCAAATACAGGCTTTTCTTAGTTCCTCTGTATCTCAGACGCATCAGCTGGTAGTTTCTTCATCAAACCCTGAGTATGATACAATTATCCGAGAAATGCTACAAAAAGAAGGTTGCAAACGTAGTCAAGTCGTCCCTGCTAATCTGCGCTATGAACTTATGAGAAGCTGTGATTGTGCATTAGCAAAATGTGGAACGATAGTTTTAGAAGCAGCCTTAAACCAAACCCCCACAATTGTAACCTGTCAACTTAGGCCTCTAGATACTTTCATAGCAAAATATATATTTAAAATTCTTTTGCCTGCCTACTCGCTCCCTAATATCATTATGGACTCTATTATTTTCCCTGAATTTATTGGTGGTAAAAAAGATTTTCATCCAGAAGAAATTGCCATTGCTTTAGATTTACTTAGTCAAGGCGAAACAAAAGAAAAGCAAAAAGAAGCTTGTCGCAAGCTATCTGAAGTCATGATGAGAGGCAAAACAGCCTCTCAAGATTTTGTAAAACAAATTTTTGATACCGTTCCCAATCTAAAACCCGAAGGCCTTTGCATCATGTAA
- the pcnB gene encoding polynucleotide adenylyltransferase PcnB, whose protein sequence is MVCENNILSGRGLALLKKKSNINLTPTIYSVTNHNIQLKDFSPQALLVIKTLRKAGYTAYIVGGCIRDLLLNTTPKDFDISTSAKPEEIKAIFKNCILVGKRFRLAHIRFSKQIIEVSTFRSGTDEDALITKDNLWGTPEEDVLRRDFTINGLFYDPEQEEIIDYTGGVNDLRNRYLRTIGDPFTRFKQDPVRMLRLLKILSRSPFTVEAQTQEALIACRQELTKSSQARVFEELIKMLNSGTANNFFRLLIDNHILEILFPYMAKAFRLNRKLEEQTANYLKALDNKLQQKETQYERHQLMAIFLFPIVNFNVRYKYQQHPYLSLTSVFDYIKNFLEQFFSDSFTSCSKKNFILTALILQMQYRLTPLAPTKKVLFFNKKLLYHTKFLEGLSLLEIRSIVYPKLDKVYTAWMHHYQALKYKKDSSQNRS, encoded by the coding sequence ATGGTCTGCGAAAACAATATTCTCTCTGGTAGAGGCCTAGCATTGTTAAAAAAAAAATCTAATATTAATTTAACTCCCACGATCTATTCCGTTACCAACCATAATATCCAACTTAAAGATTTTTCACCTCAAGCGTTACTAGTCATAAAAACGTTGCGTAAAGCAGGATATACTGCTTATATCGTTGGTGGTTGCATCAGGGACTTGTTATTAAATACTACGCCGAAAGATTTTGATATCTCGACTTCAGCAAAACCTGAAGAAATTAAAGCTATCTTCAAAAACTGTATTTTGGTTGGTAAACGATTCCGTCTTGCTCACATTAGGTTTTCCAAACAGATTATTGAAGTTTCAACATTTCGCTCTGGTACCGATGAGGATGCTCTGATTACTAAAGACAATTTATGGGGGACTCCTGAAGAAGATGTATTACGAAGAGACTTCACGATTAATGGATTATTCTATGATCCTGAACAAGAAGAGATTATAGATTATACTGGGGGTGTTAACGATTTAAGGAATCGCTATTTACGCACAATTGGTGATCCTTTCACAAGATTTAAACAAGATCCTGTACGAATGCTTAGGTTATTAAAAATTCTATCACGATCTCCATTTACTGTAGAGGCCCAGACTCAAGAAGCATTGATTGCTTGTCGTCAAGAACTAACTAAAAGCTCACAAGCCCGAGTTTTTGAAGAACTCATTAAAATGCTGAATTCGGGAACTGCGAATAATTTTTTTCGTCTATTAATAGATAATCATATTCTAGAAATTCTTTTTCCCTACATGGCTAAGGCATTTCGCCTAAATCGCAAACTAGAAGAGCAAACAGCTAATTATCTAAAAGCTCTAGACAATAAACTACAGCAAAAAGAAACTCAGTATGAACGTCATCAATTAATGGCTATATTTCTTTTTCCTATAGTAAATTTTAATGTTCGGTATAAGTATCAACAACATCCCTACCTATCTTTAACATCAGTTTTTGATTATATTAAAAACTTCTTAGAACAATTTTTTTCTGACTCCTTCACAAGTTGCTCAAAAAAAAATTTTATCCTTACCGCATTAATTTTACAAATGCAGTATAGACTTACTCCTTTGGCTCCTACAAAAAAGGTCCTTTTTTTCAATAAAAAGCTTTTATATCACACGAAGTTCTTAGAAGGATTATCATTACTAGAAATCCGTAGTATAGTTTATCCTAAACTAGATAAAGTATATACTGCCTGGATGCATCATTACCAAGCTCTGAAATATAAAAAGGATTCTTCTCAAAATAGGTCTTAA
- the glmM gene encoding phosphoglucosamine mutase, producing MQQNVRKLFGTDGVRGRANFEPMTVETTVLLGKAVARVLREDRLGKHRVVVGKDTRLSGYMFENALIAGLNSMGIETLVLGPIPTPGVAFITRAYRADAGIMISASHNPYSDNGIKIFSSEGFKISDFLERRIEEMVSQTAFGPLPEDHAVGKNKRVIDAMGRYIEFVKATFPKGRTLKGLKIVLDCAHGAAYKVAPSVFEELDAEVICCACEPNGININENCGALFPQVIQKAVIEHQAHLGIALDGDGDRIIMVDEKGHIVDGDIILSICAGDLKTRSVLPHNRVVATVMTNFGVLKYLERLGLQVFTSPVGDRHVLQTMLEHEVTLGGEQSGHMIFLDYNTTGDGIVSALQVLRIMIESESTLSDLTAPIVKSPQTLINVAVREKVPLKDIPVVEKTLRDVQDALGPSGRILLRYSGTENICRVMVEGLKKHQVDCLAKALADVINAELGIGSIE from the coding sequence ATGCAACAAAATGTGAGAAAACTTTTTGGTACAGACGGAGTTCGAGGAAGGGCAAATTTTGAACCTATGACAGTAGAAACCACTGTTTTATTAGGAAAAGCTGTAGCTAGAGTACTTCGAGAAGATAGACTGGGGAAACATCGTGTTGTTGTAGGTAAAGACACCAGGTTATCAGGATATATGTTCGAGAATGCTCTAATTGCTGGATTAAATTCTATGGGTATAGAAACTCTTGTTCTTGGTCCCATTCCTACACCTGGAGTTGCTTTTATTACCCGTGCCTATCGAGCAGACGCAGGAATTATGATTTCTGCTTCACATAATCCTTATTCAGATAATGGCATTAAGATTTTTTCTTCAGAAGGATTTAAAATTTCTGATTTTCTTGAACGACGTATTGAAGAAATGGTTAGTCAAACGGCTTTTGGCCCATTACCTGAAGATCATGCTGTTGGTAAGAATAAGCGTGTTATAGATGCTATGGGACGTTATATAGAATTTGTTAAAGCTACTTTTCCTAAGGGGCGTACTTTAAAGGGATTAAAAATTGTTTTGGATTGTGCTCACGGAGCTGCCTATAAAGTAGCTCCCTCAGTATTTGAAGAGTTAGACGCAGAGGTAATTTGTTGCGCATGCGAACCTAATGGAATAAATATCAATGAAAATTGTGGAGCTCTTTTCCCTCAAGTAATTCAGAAAGCTGTAATCGAGCATCAGGCTCATCTTGGGATTGCTTTGGATGGAGATGGAGACCGAATTATCATGGTTGATGAAAAAGGTCATATTGTTGATGGCGATATAATATTAAGTATATGTGCTGGTGATCTTAAAACAAGATCTGTGTTGCCCCACAACCGTGTTGTCGCTACAGTAATGACAAATTTTGGAGTGCTAAAATATTTAGAACGGTTAGGCTTACAAGTATTCACGTCTCCAGTAGGGGATCGTCATGTTTTGCAAACTATGTTAGAACATGAAGTGACTTTAGGAGGTGAACAAAGCGGACATATGATTTTTCTAGATTATAATACAACAGGGGATGGAATTGTTTCAGCATTGCAAGTCTTGCGTATTATGATAGAAAGTGAATCTACACTCTCAGATCTTACAGCTCCAATTGTAAAAAGTCCTCAAACTTTGATTAATGTTGCTGTAAGAGAAAAAGTTCCTCTTAAAGACATCCCTGTTGTTGAGAAGACCTTAAGAGATGTTCAAGATGCTCTAGGACCTTCAGGACGTATATTATTAAGATATTCTGGAACGGAAAATATATGCAGAGTTATGGTTGAAGGCCTTAAAAAACATCAAGTAGACTGCCTTGCCAAGGCCCTTGCAGATGTTATTAATGCAGAATTAGGTATAGGCAGTATAGAGTAG